Proteins encoded by one window of Lathyrus oleraceus cultivar Zhongwan6 chromosome 1, CAAS_Psat_ZW6_1.0, whole genome shotgun sequence:
- the LOC127136189 gene encoding uncharacterized protein LOC127136189, which translates to MTTILNPLGSSLKEVQLFNRNLGSDVEPFCMFHNLVANLEHNLNEASPSNDNLILKSLNLSLDLLTKSFSILFTITGTFKWDGSNMECGKMGPFARNILL; encoded by the exons ATGACCACCATCTTGAACCCTCTCGGAAGCAGTCTGAAAGAGGTTCAACTCTTCAACAGGAATCTCGGCAGTGATGTAGAACCTTTTTGCATGTTCCACAATTTAGTCGCAAATCTCGAACACAACTTAAATGAAGCGTCACCTTCAAACGACAACCTCATCCTCAAGAGCCTTAATTTGAGCCTCGACCTCCTAACAAAGAGTTTCTCGATCCTCTTCACCATTACGG gaaCTTTCAAATGGGATGGTTCCAATATGGAGTGTGGCAAAATGGGTCCTTTTGCTAGGAACATACTGCTTTAA
- the LOC127106581 gene encoding uncharacterized protein LOC127106581, with translation MVVANAANVVNNNDIDHYSAKPPIFDGEKFDYWKDRIESLFLGYDVDLWDLVVDGYDHPVNTEGNNLARSVMSNQQKKDFKNHHKKQASGKEVICLECKEPGHYKNDCPKLKKDRRPKNNFSKTKKGLMATWDDSESKGEDSDEEKTNVALMATTEDRISSEEPYDKVSSESKSDSDSEEVFSNLSRYDIEICLSKILEKYQSLESKFKDLKQVQVTASETQKELEKDISSLN, from the exons ATGGTTGTTGCTAACGCTGCTAATGTTGTTAATAATAATGATATAGATCATTACAGTGCAAAACCGCCTATttttgatggtgagaaatttgactactggaaagacagaatAGAAAGTTTATTTCTTGGTtatgatgttgatctctgggatctcGTAGTCGATGGCTATGATCACCCAGTAAATACTGAAGGAAATAATTTAGCAAGAAGTGTTATGTCTAACCAACAGaagaaagacttcaaaaatcatcataag AAGCAAGCTTCTGGAAAAGAAGTTATCTGTCTCGAGTGCAAAGAGCCAGGTCACTACAAAAATGATTGTCCTAAGCTGAAGAAGGACAGAAGGCCTAAGAATAACTTCTCTAAAACCAAGAAGGGGCTtatggctacctgggatgactcGGAATCTAAAGGAGAAGATTCTGACGAAGAAAAAACCAATGTTGCACTGATGGCAACTACTGAGGATCGCATAAGCTCTGAGGAACCATATGACAAGGTATCATCAGAATCAAAATCCgactctgattctgaagaggtattctctaaCCTATCTCGTTATGATATTGAAATTTGTCTCTCTAAAATcctggaaaagtaccagagtcttgAGAGTAAATtcaaggaccttaaacaagtccaagtaacTGCTTCTGAAACTCAAAAAGAGCTTGAAaaagatatttcctctctaaattAA